The genomic window tggctcggtaaatatccaccactggCCACCTCGGCTAATAGTTGTCAAATGTAAGGTGTTACGGGTAAGCATCAATCGCCTCTCATTAAAATCAGAACCATTGTCaggatttcttttcaaaaaaaaattttttcttaattcatacactacattttgatcaaatttaATTATGGAGAAGTCGAGTGAAGTTTGAACACTTATGAACTGAAGAAATCACAAAGTAATGTAAATGTTTGGACTGCAAtacaatgtttgttttgatttgtctcATATTGACATATGCAAAATTGTTTTGACATGATTCATCTTATTGAGGATATAAACATATAGAGAATGATCCTgatgggatcaatatcagttgttaggcaactgcccacctacccctcccctaacctaacattaaccctaacttgtcatcaattgactgttgttgggttaggggaggggtaggtgggcagttatgtacataaaaaaattatgcactccTTATTGGCTGAGAAGGACTGCATTCTCATCTAACaagagtgcaaattacaaatagtgcacacgctttcaaaattttgtctgtcttgactttctgcggtggttttttcatgttcattattaacatcattattaattattattcattataaatgacatgatttctcttgaaatttggTATAATTAGCACTTGTAAATtgttcaaagactacaaattgcacttgccccaAGGGCtcttgcaattttgttgtcttgaAAAACATTAACTCCTGCTTAGTACACCTAATCatttaaattacaatttccttgatCGTGCAcgtgattggtttaaaatactactactactaattcacttgccaagttgttaaCAGACAAtttgttatcagacagttcaATGAGTCAATCACATTCTCAATTGtggtttaaatcaaccaatcacatgcgaaattgtagtttaaatcaaccaatcacaaccttggtttcaatcaccatagaaaAAGTAAACAGACTTCTATATTGGGGCTTTcttcaaaatggagaatttttcCCCTTGAAAAATGATAGTATAATAGAAGACAACATGGATTTTGTTTATCCTATGGCACAAATGACTTTGGAATCTCTCGCATTATTATGAAACGAATTGGACTGAACTACAGTTTAACAGGCTTGGTTTACAAATTTATTTAGGATTTGCATTGGTAGAATTCTTCTTTTCTGAGTTAAATCAGAACAGTCAAAGTGggattttcttattaaaaatattcaattgtGAACTCAaggaaaataaagttcattCCTGTTTTCGATGACTGGAAGAAATTTTCGACGGGACTATTTAACCCTCTCATCGTCCATTTCGATCGTGCCTCAGTTGATTTACGATTAAACCAAACTAAAACGGAAAAATTGATACATGTTGATATATAACTTATGCGTGCGTGCGTTACAAATAGCGcggtaacaatttttttcgtgaAGTACACCAGCGAAGGTCTACCGTATCTTAATTAAACGAACATCTTAAAATCATGACAAATTTGTAAACCGAAACGAAATTAAAATCTGTAATCTGCGAAATGAACTCAAAATCTTTGACTGCTAAATGGAAATCTGAAATATCGCAACATGAATACGTGCGAATCCCCAACCAAAACTGTCTCATTCCATCGTAAGACTTTTttgctgtaaaagaaaaatggcgCGAAATTGTCGTAATGTTCTCCTACTGAGGGAGAATGCGTCACGCTCCTGTCACTTTTTTCATGTAGCCTGTTCCAtgcgttcagttagtaaaacgaagagaaagaggaaacaGCGCAATAAGAGCGGTTTGGGTTGGGTCGCGTATATAACGTAACCCGACCCAAGCCTCACTCGTTTTTGTACCGTGTACTGATCACGCTTCGTTTTATTAACTGAACAACTGGAACAGGCTAGGCAATATGGCATTCAAGTTACCATAGTTTAGGTTACTCGAGTGTTCGAAGAGAAGTTTAGCGTCAAATGATTTACCAGATCTCCTTCAGTTTCTGTGGAGTGATTTTACTGACAAGGACTGAAAAGGAGATCggcaagaaaaattttggatatGTTTGTGCACCTTTAGTCACGCGACAGTGTCCTGTGGATGTCCTTTCAGAGAAGCGCCATGTCACGCATTCGAATTAATTATCGACTACGCACATTGATGAagaaatctaaaattaaaatttgcatcTTATGGCTAAATAGCGCAATTCTTCTTTCACACAGGCGATGCATTGATTTCTTCGCGACCGTAGTGAACATTTCATTTCGCAAATTAGAGAATTTCATTCCGTTCCGTTCTGTTCCTCGaataatcattaaaaaaatacaatttcctcgattgtcaTTGGTTttaaaaactcctattttccactaattcacttgccaagttgttatcggacagtttaATAAGCCAATCGCATTTAAAGTTGTAGATTAAATCAGAGAATCACACtgaaagttgtagtttaaatcaaccaatcacaacctcGGTTCAATCAGCATATAACCAGTGTACAGATTGCTAACTTAGGGCTTTCCTCACAACCTTTAACAATAATAGTCTTCTAATTCAAATTtaccctttctttcataacttggctattccTCTTTCCTCGGAAATTGTAACTTTTATGActaattggtaataagacttcgtgtcgtcctATTCGGTCTGTTATGATACCCGTGacaaacaaatcggactcccgttTGCGCaatcgtccgattttgttatcaatcgtttgattacagaccaaattggactcacTTAGTCCTTACATAGTTAATTTACCATTACTAACAAGTACATGTAAGCCAAATAGAGGATAACTGACCCACATAGTTAAGCCTCTTTGTCAGAATTGCTTGGATAAACTTTTGGTCGCTAAGTGTGTTTTCACTTGTCCAAAGAAATATGAACTATATCGAGAATGTTTCCAAAGTCAGCTAATTATGAGGTAATGAAGGAAACTAAATGATAACCGTAACAAGGTATGTATGAATCCATATTCTTATTCCACCTGTAGGGTTACTAATGTGAGTCAATAGCCATTCAGAACATGTTTCATCATGACAGTGCGATCACACAAAGCTCGAGCAAGGGCATGGTAAGTGGCTTCAGTACCCTTCTTCCGCTTCCATTTCAGCAGTATCTGGTAGGACTGCTCAGATATGTCGTCCCGATGTTCTTCCTCTATCGCGTCCAATTTTTCGTCGTCTAACCCGAGGGCTCTCCCTACTCTCTTACGTTCTCGCTGgacttttaaagaaatgttctGAAGGTCTCCTTCGCTAACACATCCTTGCTTCAGTTTTTTTGCTTCAAAGATCAAAATagataaaacaaacaagtaagTACGTACAAGTAAACATAAATAGTGCACGGTAACAAACACTTTTGTGGGCTTTAAGGGTGAGTTTGGGACTTATTTGGTGACATAAGAAAGGAGCCTTTTCCATAGTACTTAGAATTATCTGTCACAGACCAGTACAGGTTTTCACCCATCTGCGGGAGCTATCTCAACTGCCTAAAATCGAGGGTGTTTTCTTAGGCAAGGCAGCTATGAAAGAATTAGCTTTTCATGATTGGGGTCAGGGTTTGGAACCCGCAGCAACAAAATGTGAACCATCAGTTATCTGAGGCAAAAAAGCAGAGTTTTGAGGTTGGAGTTAATGCCAGAATGACTCAAAAAAACAATCTAGCAGGAAACTTACGCAGTTCCTCAGTTTTCCCCATAGGTGGATCATGTTTCTTAAGGCAGTATTTTTCATATGTCGCTGTATACTCATGCTTCTGTAAGGCTATTGCAAGATTGACATAAGTACCATCGCGTTGCCACCAGGTTTTTAGCACTTTATAACACCTTTCGTAGTACTCATCGTTGTCTTTTTTAATACCATTAATATCTCCATCAGTAAGGCCTAAACTTCTCCAAAACATCTCCGAGGCTTTGTCTTCTTGCATATCCAATGCAAGGTAGGGGAGATACTTAAGAATGACTTTAAGATGAGACAATAAAGCAAAATTACTTTCAAATGGAAATATTGCGGAGAAAGTCTCCGTTATCCTGATTCCTTCAAGGTCGTTTATGACCTTCCTGCGATAAAAGTTATACCCAGTATTTTCCCTCAACTCAAATTACCAATTAAACGCTCAACGCTCATTACCTTCAGTCTCTGCATTTTTTCTGTTAGAAACGAAAACCACAGTACCCTTCGAGTATCCGAAACGTGTTTAATCTTATATAAGAAAGAATTTGAAAGTTGCAATACTCTTTGCTGCAACATATATGTTACATCAGACATGTAAAAAAATAGGCAGATAACTCAGACATcggcattgataattcatgatatcatgcccAACCTCCTCCAATAATTGCTTACTATCACAGAACCAATTAGCGCGAGAatcatttcttaatttcttcCCTAATTTTATAAGTGATACATGTTAGATCTTAATAACGCATTTGTCATTGTTAATAGTGATATTTATATTAATTCCTATTTTCACCTAATAGCataatttcgagtgcaatttcgtgagtaaatttttcaaaggcaataatctttgtctttgttgtgcaaagttgtaacataagtcgcacttgtgttacaactttgcactcatgttaatgaaaaatttactcgttttcagccaatcacaagCAGGTgatattttcatgtaaattattacacATGTAACATAGGCAGATATTTGCGAGTTGCGTGTTATTTTACGAGGTGAGTAAAATTACAAGCAACGAGAAAATTTCTGCTGgtattatatgttaaaccatcgaataagggatttattattccactattATCTCATTTTCAGGTACTTTGGCATCTAGTTTGCGAAATACATTCTTTGGCTTTTTCAGATAGTATCAGAAAGCGTGCACAAAGGAcgaaaacaacaataatgaaACCATCAAAGTGTTATCTGGGATGGCTTAAAAAGTCAAGCCcaaaatacagaaaagaaatcaaagttttgaTCATGATCATTCAGTGCGGCCATTTTGTCTCGTTTGTATTTCAGCCCTGCTCTACAGTGTACAACGGCCCCTTATCGTTGCTAATATGGTAGAATGGCATAAAATAACGTAAGATGGAGTAAACTTGGATAGATCACATTAGGGACTGTTTCAAGTGAACTGCTGCAAAAATTCAGTCacttagaaattttaaaatcaatataCTTGTAAATAGATATTGCCACACTAATTAAAACTAGCTGAAACTGTGCGTAAGAAAGTAGATAAACTGAGTTGAACTCTCTACAATCGTGACCTCTGTTTTTGACTTAGCAAAATCCAAAACATCACATGCTTGCTTTTAAGGTTAAATCCTACACCATATCGATAAGAACAAATGGTGACCTCTTACTTTTCTCTTCAGACTCGAGAGCAGGGACTGTTTCAGTGCTGGAAGAAGGCTTGTCAAGACCTATATAAAATACACACAAGGAAATATTCCTTAAGAATCTACTTTTCATTTTGACTTACAAATTaggttaagaaataaaaaaattaaaatgaagaacattctAAAATGGcattaaaaatgaatatttacaacAGCAGCCAGAAAACAAACATATAAATTTCGTCCTAGTATATATACGTACAGATATGTTACCATCCTATTTTGGTCAGAGTTCTAATTTGCCTCACATTTTTTAGATAACTAGAAGGCCAATAACAAGAAACCACCCAGCTGCAAGTTCACATCTATTTTGGTATCTTCACTAAGTCCTGCTGAGTATATTGATAAGTAATTCATTATCAAGAAACTAAACTTTCACACTTAAACTGTATGTCTGAGCCtatagtaaattaaaaataaatgatctTAAGGTGGTACAATCAATAAGGAGGTGATCACAATTTTGATTTATAATGATCAAATTAATCAAGTCTTACTTATTATAACAACAATAATCAAAAGGTTTACACAAATCTGACTTGATATTGTCTGTTACCTCTTTTCATTCAAGAAGTGGTTGCAGGCATTGACCATAATGTTTTGAGATACACATTTACACTCAAACCTTAAACCTTAAAAATAAGGAGCTGCTAAATGGCTAAACCTAGGGcagaaatttttaatgtttttgaatGGTTTTACTTGTTACATCTTAAATTGTATATATGATTTTCTTCTCATACCATGAATTATTGATTGATGTGCAGTAACCAGTATGATAGCTAAAACAAACTAGAAGGACACCAGTCACCTTCAAAATATCTAAAAGTATATCCATTGTAATGAACTTTACAGTTCCATAGttaaacaatgttttcttttttaaaatttagtgaTAATATATGTACATGTCATGCATGCAGAATTTTGCACCATttgctgtaaaacaaaaaaacttggCTGCTGGGCATGTGACTGATATGGACTCAACACATCAcagaaaggatatcagagcaagctcttacTTGTTCACTTGAAGGGTGGACAATGTAATTTCTAGAGATCATAATGATAAAATAGCCTTGATGGACCTATGCatctgacaccatcatgatttatatgaattttaacagttatgcctctttcattatattttttgtaattcatgttttcttttgtttttgaacatgaAACCCTACATATCATACAAGTGTTAAGTGCATTTGAGTTTTAATTACCATACATAATCTTACTTatctaactgagtgtgaaaaccttcaaaacgtAGAcagtccatttcgttttctctttgaagatTTTCATCTCTGCTCATGTTATAATAACATCAATTACTGCACTTGGTATTTTTataaatgtttgtttggttcttcttttGCTACTAGCCGGCTTGCTTGTTctgaatttcactttcagttaacaaaaaaaagctagACAGAAGTCCAGGAAATGGTTAACCATATTACAAATTGGCAATCATGGTGTGACAACTTTAGCTCAGCTCTGTGTTTTGTACTCTTATAGGGTGTGTTTTTTCAACCATGACAGTGCACATTATATCTGAACTTTATCATTAAAATGGATCATGGGCACATATCTAAGGGGacttattacaaaaattttagaaaatttcaataatttttcaaatgttctgtTTGAAGCAGTAAAGAGTTCCAATTTCTCAAGAGTGAAATAGTGAGAAGGCTTTAGGAGGGAGCTTATATCTGTGAGGGATTATAATTGCATGTACTTCTTTGTTAATACAAGCAGATGGACCTTATAATAACCAGGAGGGGGCCTTAAATTAGTGGAGGGGGGGACTTTAATAAGCAGCAGTTGACAGTAAAATAAGTGACCTCTTACTTTTCTCATCAGACTCCTGAACAGGGACTGTTTTGTTAGTGGTGGGTGCCTCCTCATGATCTATTTAAAATACACACAAGGATTTATTGATTTATAGTGATCAAATTAATTAAGTCttaattattatgataataattaatagGTTTACACAAATCTGACGTGATTTTGTCCGTCACCTCTTTTTCATTCAAGAAATGGTTGCATGCATTGACCATGCCCTTGATGTTTTGAGATACACATTTGCACACTAACCTAAAAAATAAAGTGCTGCTCAATGGGTAAACCTGGGGCAGtacttttcaatgttttttaacagtttttgttttcacatcTTAAACTGTACATGAAATTTCTTCTTGTACCATGAATTATTCATTGTTGCTGTAATCATATGCACACATACCCGTgattagaaggaaaaaaaaacaacatcaaaataaGAAAGCTGTTGAACAGAATTCAATTTGCACCATTTACTGTATAACAAAAATACATCTTGTTAGCTTTCCCTTGAAGAAAGTACCTGCATGGTGACCCATTTATCAGTCTCAGATAGACTGAGAAATTTCATGCTACCCTGGTGCCAAACATTGCATAAATTTCTTTGCTGTCCAACAGACTAGTTTGCTGAAAACTCCATTATTCAGCTTAGATTTACTTGCTGGCCTTATAGCTGGACCTGTTCTAAACTTCAGCTGTATATGCAGTAAAATTTGACTTCTTTCAAACATATCCAGTGGCTGCATTCCATTATTAAGATTCATGCTCTTGTTTGTTCACTCTCACTTTTCAACATACACCTCTAGTATGAAAAGTATTACCACAAACTGCTGCTTATAAGCCCTGAGCTTAGAAACTTTGAAGGTAAGGTGGGTTAGGAGGGTTTAAGCCTGTGCTCTATTGTAAAGTACAcaggaagcagctagagcaagaaagaagtgtagggaaaAACATCAGACATAAtatgtttctccccacttctctTATTTTAAAGAGTCTGTTTAATTCCTAATGCTTCACTTCTAGTTTTCcagacaaactttatttccaaagtgaACAACAGTATCAccagcatgctctatactctcaatACGCCAATCAGAATctttgttagaatggttcaaataatctgattggttgaacaaaactgaagctgtcaaaaatgtcaaaccatcaaagttcacaatctgcaatagttcagAAACTGAAATACATTGGCAGGTCAAATTTAACACATTTGCCTGAAGTCTTtcatctgaaagtgaaatgttcagtgaaatccagTTGAATTGTGGCTTATAAAAACCATGCAAGTTTTTCACTGCATGACAGTTACataacaaactgctcaaggcaTATGTTTCATAAATGAACTACAGCCAAATTTATAGGAACATGTACGTTTCTCCGGATGACAGTGCTGTAAAACTTGGCTGCTGCGAC from Pocillopora verrucosa isolate sample1 chromosome 8, ASM3666991v2, whole genome shotgun sequence includes these protein-coding regions:
- the LOC131786237 gene encoding uncharacterized protein isoform X1, encoding MEFSRPQKAERAIFAVREVVHDLPVYQTRGMASAVDVGGKQCLLTWKGVFNEGDRALTNHKSVKFHQSSRYKEKNHQLGKSKIGQAGSFLFIPAEGLQSCDALMLIVPGSNVIENDVCAQSFIGGKKLLKFKFQYIKKEQKHVLTSFEGKKCTIEKFAVLGSPIINDKSVIGVVGEDADGQLIPCFITQTELDHIKENSSESGNTKDLDTKDSADHEEAPTTNKTVPVQESDEKSLDKPSSSTETVPALESEEKIILKYLPYLALDMQEDKASEMFWRSLGLTDGDINGIKKDNDEYYERCYKVLKTWWQRDGTYVNLAIALQKHEYTATYEKYCLKKHDPPMGKTEELPKKLKQGCVSEGDLQNISLKVQRERKRVGRALGLDDEKLDAIEEEHRDDISEQSYQILLKWKRKKGTEATYHALARALCDRTVMMKHVLNGY